One Paralysiella testudinis genomic window, AAAACCACATCGCCAGCAATACCGCCAGCGAAGCCGCTGCGGCCAGCACCGCCCACAGTAAAATAATATTGCGCCGCCCGTAGCGGTTGGATAAACGCGCTACCGGAAACTGCACCACAAAGCCGCCCAACATCGCCAGCATCAAATACAGTGAAATCTGCTGCAAATTAAACCCTTGTTGCAGCAAAAACACCGACGACATGGTGAAAAAGCCGTTCACCATAATCCCCGCCAAAAAGCTGCCCACCAATGCCAGCGGCGCAATCGCCAGTAGATGCGGCAGGCTGATGCGCTGGCGCGGCGGCAAGGCCGGTTCGGCGATTTTGGTCAGCCCCACCGGCAGCATCGCCGCCATCACCAAAATGGCCGCCAAGGTGAAAATATTGCTGCTGGAGAGCTTAAGGCTGAGCAGGGCGATACCGGCGGTAAACGCCACGTAATACACCACATTGTAGATGGCCAATACCTTGGCGCGTTTGCGCGGCAGGCTGCGCTCGGTAAACCAGCTTTCCACCACCATCAGAATACTGAAATAGCAAAAGCCCAGCAAAATACGCAGCGCCGCCCACAGCCACAGGTTTTCCATCATCATATGGCCCAAGGCGGCCATGGCAAACACCGCACCGAACACACTGAAGCTGCGGATGTGCCCTACGCGCGACACAATGCGGTGCGCCACCACCGCGCTTAAAGCCGCGCCCACAAAAAAGGCTGCGTTCAGCGCACCGATGGCAATGTTGTTCACCCCCATTTGCGCCAGCTTCACCCCGGCGGAATTCAAAAACAGGCCGTAGCCGGCAAACAGAAAAAACACGCTGCCAAACAGCGAATAAAATTTGGTGGAGGAATTCATGGCCATGGCCCGGTGCGGCGGTGATGGGAAACGGTCATAGCCTGACACAGAACAAAAGCCAGTGTAAAGGGTATGGCGGTAAAAAAAATTCAGGCAGCCTTCAAGGCTGCCTGAAATGGCGTTGTTTTCTAGTGAAAGCGCCGCGACAAACTCACACTGCCGCCACGCTGTTTTTCAGGCAGGCGGTTTGGTGGTGGGCGGTGCCGGCCAGCAGCGGCTTGGTGTCGGCGCAGGCAGCGTCGGCAATCGGGCAGCGGGTGCGGAATACGCAGCCAGAAGGCGGGTTGATGGGGCTGGGTAAGTCGCCGGGCAAGAGCTGGATGGTTTTGCTGCGCTCGGCATCGGGGTCGGGCAGCGGCACGGCCGACATCAGCGCTTGGGTGTAAGGGTGCGTG contains:
- a CDS encoding MFS transporter — its product is MNSSTKFYSLFGSVFFLFAGYGLFLNSAGVKLAQMGVNNIAIGALNAAFFVGAALSAVVAHRIVSRVGHIRSFSVFGAVFAMAALGHMMMENLWLWAALRILLGFCYFSILMVVESWFTERSLPRKRAKVLAIYNVVYYVAFTAGIALLSLKLSSSNIFTLAAILVMAAMLPVGLTKIAEPALPPRQRISLPHLLAIAPLALVGSFLAGIMVNGFFTMSSVFLLQQGFNLQQISLYLMLAMLGGFVVQFPVARLSNRYGRRNIILLWAVLAAAASLAVLLAMWFWPGSPLPHYLTAFVFGCSLFTLYSLSLARANDVLPNNMNTVEISRSLLFCYGMGSLAAPLLLGVAMEQARHYGFYGVYLVCALLLAGFAWRQKPVPQAERSVFVGMPGDSGAVIADLDPRNEAAHEPFDAAAAQAHVDTANQDTPNPEQDKADTPPAA